ACCACAACCAGTGCGGCGAAGCTGAAGGTACGGCCACCCTTGTGGGTCTTGGACACACGGTTGATGGTCACCACGCGATCGAGCAGCTCGTCGCCGTGGTTTTCTTCACGACGGTTACGACGCTCGCCACGACGGCCTTCACCGCGCTGGCCACGACGACCCTTGCGGTCCTCGTTGTTGGATTCGGTCGCCACAGTGTTCTGAGTTTCTTCAGCCACTTGGGTTTCCTTCGTTTCGTTGTCGCTCACAGTGCAAGACCTCCCTCGCGGGCGCCATCAGCAACGGCTGCGACGCGACCGGTGTACTTGTTGCCACCGCGGTCGAACACGACTGCGGTGATGCCGGCAGCCTTGGCCTTCTCGGCGATCAGCTCGCCGACCTTCTTGGCGGCCTCAGTCTTGGTGCCTTCGAAGCCGGCGAAGTCGGCCTGAAGAGTGGAGGCGGACACCAGGGTAATGCCCTTGGTATCGTCGACCACCTGAGCAACCATGTGACGGTTGGAGCGGGTGACCACCAGGCGCGGACGCTCGGGGGTACCGGAGATGCGCTTGCGGATAC
This DNA window, taken from Bifidobacterium longum subsp. longum JCM 1217, encodes the following:
- the rplR gene encoding 50S ribosomal protein L18; translation: MSVAILGKGKKVALKRRHARIRKRISGTPERPRLVVTRSNRHMVAQVVDDTKGITLVSASTLQADFAGFEGTKTEAAKKVGELIAEKAKAAGITAVVFDRGGNKYTGRVAAVADGAREGGLAL